The following are encoded in a window of Kitasatospora sp. NBC_01250 genomic DNA:
- a CDS encoding alpha/beta hydrolase: MSEHTPAPVLEPAAAAFAEATAQPPYLFQLPPAEGRKAVDDVQSGEITEPVVDEEWITVPGGPTGGVRTRIVRPVGATGVLPVILYIHGAGWVFGNAHTHDRLVRELAVGAGAAVVFPDYDLSPEARYPVAIEQGYAVAQWVTAHGSTNGLDGARLAVAGDSVGGNMSAALTLMAKERGDVAFVQQVLFYPVTEAGFDTPSYRQFAEGYFLRRDAMQWFWDQYTTDPAQRAEITASPLRATTAQLTGLPPALVITGEADVLRDEGEAYANHLRTAGVPVTAVRYQGIIHDFVMLNALRGTHAAESAINLATAALRQALHAG; the protein is encoded by the coding sequence ATGTCCGAGCACACCCCCGCGCCCGTGCTGGAGCCTGCGGCCGCCGCGTTCGCCGAGGCCACCGCCCAGCCGCCGTACCTCTTCCAACTGCCGCCCGCCGAGGGCCGCAAGGCCGTGGACGACGTCCAGAGCGGCGAGATCACCGAGCCCGTCGTCGACGAGGAGTGGATCACCGTTCCCGGCGGCCCGACCGGCGGCGTCCGGACCCGCATCGTCAGGCCCGTCGGCGCCACCGGCGTCCTACCCGTCATCCTCTACATCCACGGTGCGGGCTGGGTCTTCGGCAACGCCCACACCCACGACCGCCTGGTGCGCGAACTGGCCGTCGGCGCCGGCGCCGCCGTGGTCTTCCCCGACTACGACCTCTCCCCGGAGGCCCGCTACCCCGTCGCCATCGAGCAGGGCTACGCGGTCGCCCAGTGGGTCACCGCGCACGGCAGCACCAACGGCCTGGACGGCGCCCGCCTCGCCGTGGCCGGCGACTCCGTCGGCGGCAACATGAGCGCCGCCCTGACGCTGATGGCCAAGGAGCGCGGCGACGTCGCCTTCGTCCAGCAGGTGCTCTTCTACCCGGTCACCGAAGCCGGCTTCGACACGCCGTCCTACCGCCAGTTCGCCGAGGGCTACTTCCTGCGCCGCGACGCCATGCAGTGGTTCTGGGACCAGTACACCACCGACCCCGCCCAGCGCGCCGAGATCACCGCCTCCCCGCTGCGCGCCACCACCGCCCAGCTCACCGGCCTGCCCCCGGCCCTGGTGATCACCGGCGAGGCCGACGTCCTGCGCGACGAGGGCGAAGCCTACGCCAACCACCTCCGCACCGCCGGTGTCCCGGTCACGGCGGTGCGCTACCAGGGCATCATCCACGACTTCGTGATGCTCAACGCCCTGCGCGGGACCCACGCCGCGGAGTCCGCCATCAACCTCGCCACAGCTGCGCTGCGCCAGGCGCTGCACGCCGGCTGA
- a CDS encoding RICIN domain-containing protein, whose amino-acid sequence MNTYDGGARQVWRIINQTLYNPATNECLDDTAFGGQGTFLETWSCNGGSNQNWDVIGYASN is encoded by the coding sequence ATCAACACCTATGACGGGGGCGCCCGGCAGGTGTGGCGCATCATCAACCAGACGCTCTACAACCCCGCGACCAATGAGTGCCTGGACGACACCGCCTTCGGCGGCCAGGGCACCTTCCTGGAGACCTGGTCCTGCAACGGTGGCTCGAACCAGAACTGGGACGTCATCGGGTACGCGTCCAACTGA
- a CDS encoding FAD-dependent oxidoreductase yields MSDLHVIIAGGGLGGLALAQGLQRAGIGVAVHEKDPTAGFRNQGYRIRINSDGITALKAVLTARAYEVFAATAGTPGPRMDTFDHQLNLLHAQELPPVPNLPGGGNLAVNRMTLRQILLAGLDEVVHYGARLTHYETNPSGSVTAHFADGTSATGDVLIGADGVNSAVRKQYLPEAQVVDAGLRLLYGKVPLAGDEARALVPPELLGLWTTVVGSQRRFVGLAPVQYREAVHEVTARLAPGLELSDDSDYLACVFGARREQFPCTDSELFAMNGAQLLALTLSLVEGWHPRLVRIVARQHPASIFPVTVRTSVPISPWETTAVTLLGDAIHAMSPAIGVGANTALRDARTLADHLAQAAGGRPLTEALRAYEQEMTGYGFDAVRDSADRGHRLAGQDPLPSWSVQS; encoded by the coding sequence GTGTCGGATCTGCACGTCATCATCGCAGGGGGCGGCCTGGGCGGCCTGGCCCTCGCGCAAGGACTTCAGCGGGCGGGCATCGGCGTCGCCGTCCACGAGAAGGATCCCACCGCGGGCTTCCGCAACCAGGGCTACCGCATCCGCATCAACTCCGACGGCATCACCGCACTCAAGGCGGTGCTGACCGCGCGGGCGTACGAGGTGTTCGCCGCCACCGCCGGGACCCCCGGGCCGCGCATGGACACCTTCGACCACCAGCTGAACCTGCTGCACGCCCAGGAACTCCCGCCCGTCCCGAACCTGCCCGGCGGCGGGAACCTGGCAGTCAACCGCATGACACTGCGTCAGATCCTGCTGGCCGGCCTGGACGAGGTCGTGCACTACGGCGCCCGGCTCACCCACTACGAGACCAACCCGTCGGGCTCGGTGACCGCGCACTTCGCGGACGGCACCAGCGCGACCGGTGACGTGCTGATCGGTGCCGACGGGGTCAACTCGGCGGTCCGCAAGCAGTACCTGCCCGAAGCGCAGGTCGTCGACGCCGGCCTGCGGCTGCTGTACGGAAAGGTCCCCCTCGCCGGGGACGAGGCCCGGGCCCTGGTCCCGCCCGAGCTGCTCGGACTGTGGACCACCGTCGTCGGCTCGCAGCGCCGCTTCGTCGGACTCGCCCCCGTGCAGTACCGCGAGGCGGTGCACGAGGTGACGGCCCGCCTGGCCCCCGGGCTCGAGCTCAGCGACGACAGCGACTACCTCGCGTGCGTCTTCGGCGCCCGTCGCGAGCAGTTCCCCTGCACCGACAGCGAGTTGTTCGCCATGAACGGCGCGCAACTGCTAGCGCTGACACTGTCCCTGGTCGAAGGGTGGCACCCCCGGCTGGTCCGGATCGTGGCCCGTCAGCACCCCGCCTCGATCTTCCCGGTCACGGTCCGCACCAGCGTGCCGATCAGCCCGTGGGAGACCACCGCGGTCACCCTGCTCGGCGATGCCATCCACGCCATGAGCCCCGCCATCGGCGTCGGCGCCAACACCGCACTGCGCGACGCCCGGACCCTGGCCGACCACCTCGCCCAGGCCGCCGGCGGCCGGCCGCTCACCGAGGCCCTGCGCGCCTACGAGCAGGAGATGACCGGCTACGGCTTCGACGCCGTCCGCGACTCGGCCGACCGCGGCCACCGGCTGGCGGGCCAAGACCCGCTGCCCTCCTGGTCGGTGCAGTCGTAG
- a CDS encoding TetR/AcrR family transcriptional regulator, which produces MPRWKPDARQRLVVAALGLFAEQGYDETTVAQIAERAELTRSTFFRHFADKREILTAGQQALSRLLAEGIDAAPEEATPMTAVAAGLERASGEMTAFNRSLGPLLHAAIEANEELRSREALKSVGMAAAMVDALKRRGVAEPTAQVAAELGVLAFRLGYARWADPARDEDPGELAALTRTAFDELRAAVADLG; this is translated from the coding sequence ATGCCGAGATGGAAACCGGACGCGCGTCAGCGCCTGGTCGTGGCGGCGCTCGGGCTGTTCGCCGAGCAGGGCTACGACGAGACGACGGTCGCGCAGATCGCCGAGCGCGCCGAACTGACCCGCAGCACGTTCTTTCGCCACTTCGCGGACAAGCGCGAGATCCTCACCGCGGGGCAGCAGGCCCTGAGCCGACTGCTGGCAGAGGGCATCGACGCCGCTCCCGAGGAGGCGACGCCGATGACGGCCGTCGCGGCCGGCCTGGAGCGCGCGTCGGGGGAGATGACGGCGTTCAACCGCTCGCTCGGCCCACTGCTGCACGCGGCGATCGAGGCGAACGAGGAACTGCGCAGTCGCGAGGCACTGAAGAGCGTCGGCATGGCCGCGGCGATGGTCGACGCGCTGAAGCGGCGCGGCGTTGCGGAACCCACCGCCCAGGTGGCCGCCGAACTGGGCGTGCTCGCGTTCAGGCTGGGATACGCACGGTGGGCGGACCCGGCCCGCGACGAGGACCCCGGCGAACTGGCAGCCCTCACGCGAACGGCGTTCGACGAACTCCGCGCGGCGGTCGCAGACCTCGGCTAG
- a CDS encoding SDR family oxidoreductase has translation MRVFITGGTGLIGSAVVAELLSAGHSVTALARSDASAAQAEAAGAAVLRGALADLAVLRARAEQADGVIHLAFSNDFSSPEALARGIAEEAAALATLGDALVGTDRPLVTVAGTPHQPGRASTEDDALPTEGPVAGRSRSVTRALELASRGVRSSAVRLPRTVHNEGRGGFAGLLTDIARRTGVAGYPGDGAQRWPAVHALDAAVLFRLALEQAPAGSSWHAVADEGDAVRDIAAVIGRRLALPVESVPQENFGPLGPIFATDQPASSARTRATLGWQPTHPSLLADLENIEP, from the coding sequence ATGCGCGTCTTCATCACCGGCGGAACCGGCCTCATCGGCTCGGCCGTCGTCGCCGAACTGCTCTCCGCGGGACACTCGGTCACCGCCCTCGCCCGCTCCGACGCCTCCGCGGCGCAGGCCGAGGCCGCCGGCGCCGCGGTGCTCCGCGGCGCACTCGCCGACCTCGCCGTGCTGCGAGCCCGCGCCGAGCAGGCCGACGGCGTCATCCACCTCGCCTTCAGCAACGACTTCAGCTCGCCCGAGGCCCTGGCCCGGGGCATCGCCGAGGAGGCCGCCGCGCTCGCGACGCTCGGCGACGCCCTCGTCGGCACGGACCGCCCGCTCGTCACCGTGGCCGGCACGCCCCACCAGCCGGGGCGCGCCTCCACCGAGGACGACGCCCTGCCGACCGAGGGGCCGGTCGCCGGCCGCAGCCGGTCGGTGACCCGCGCGCTCGAACTCGCCTCCCGCGGCGTGCGCAGCTCGGCGGTACGGCTTCCGCGCACGGTCCACAACGAGGGCCGGGGCGGGTTCGCCGGGCTGCTCACCGACATCGCCCGCCGTACCGGCGTCGCCGGCTACCCCGGCGACGGCGCGCAGCGCTGGCCGGCCGTCCACGCGCTCGACGCCGCCGTGCTGTTCCGGCTCGCCCTGGAGCAGGCCCCGGCCGGAAGCTCCTGGCACGCCGTCGCCGACGAGGGCGACGCGGTCCGCGACATCGCCGCGGTCATCGGCCGACGGCTCGCCCTGCCCGTCGAGTCGGTACCGCAGGAGAACTTCGGTCCCCTCGGCCCGATCTTCGCCACCGACCAGCCCGCGTCCAGCGCCCGCACCCGCGCCACCCTCGGCTGGCAGCCGACCCACCCGAGCCTGCTCGCCGACCTGGAGAACATCGAACCCTAG
- a CDS encoding alpha/beta fold hydrolase, producing the protein MTGGTYGPHNPEATYVAHDYPEHAFDTGEVSLNYATTGSPDNPALLLIPAQGESWWGYEAAMKLLEDDFEVFAVDLRGQGRSTRTPGRYTLDNMGNDLVRFVSGRIARPVIACGLSSGGVIAAWLSAYAPPGMLRGAYYEDAPLFSSEIAPACGQGMNQVIGPWFELMHKYLGDQWSVGDWPGLKRAMATDLPPALARGLAAMGDFLGGDEPPQTFKEYDPEWAGAFASGSASASVDHARMLAAVKVPVLFTHHFHHVDEESGRLQGAISDLQVRHARELITGAGQRFDYRTFPKAGHVMHGSDPQLYSRTLREWSRTLHT; encoded by the coding sequence ATGACTGGCGGAACCTACGGACCGCACAACCCGGAGGCGACCTACGTCGCTCACGACTACCCCGAGCACGCCTTCGACACCGGTGAGGTCAGCCTCAACTACGCCACGACCGGATCGCCCGACAACCCCGCCCTGCTGCTCATCCCCGCGCAGGGCGAGTCCTGGTGGGGCTACGAGGCGGCGATGAAGCTGCTCGAAGACGACTTCGAGGTCTTCGCCGTCGACCTGCGCGGCCAGGGCCGCTCCACCCGCACCCCCGGCCGCTACACCCTCGACAACATGGGCAACGACCTGGTCCGGTTCGTCTCCGGACGCATCGCACGCCCCGTCATCGCCTGCGGCCTGTCCTCCGGCGGCGTCATCGCCGCATGGCTCTCCGCCTACGCGCCGCCCGGCATGCTGCGCGGCGCGTACTACGAGGACGCGCCGCTGTTCTCCTCGGAGATCGCGCCCGCCTGCGGCCAGGGCATGAACCAGGTCATCGGCCCCTGGTTCGAGCTGATGCACAAGTACCTCGGCGATCAGTGGTCGGTCGGCGACTGGCCGGGCCTGAAACGAGCCATGGCCACCGACCTGCCGCCGGCACTCGCGCGAGGCCTGGCGGCGATGGGCGACTTCCTGGGCGGGGACGAACCACCCCAGACGTTCAAGGAGTACGACCCCGAGTGGGCCGGCGCCTTCGCCAGCGGCTCGGCCAGCGCCTCGGTCGACCATGCCCGGATGCTCGCGGCCGTGAAGGTCCCGGTGCTCTTCACCCACCACTTCCACCACGTCGACGAGGAGTCGGGCCGACTCCAGGGCGCCATCTCGGACCTGCAGGTCCGGCACGCACGCGAGCTGATCACCGGTGCCGGCCAGCGGTTCGACTACAGGACGTTCCCGAAGGCCGGCCACGTCATGCACGGCAGCGATCCGCAGCTCTACAGCCGGACCCTGCGCGAGTGGAGCCGCACACTCCACACCTGA